Proteins encoded within one genomic window of Glycine soja cultivar W05 chromosome 1, ASM419377v2, whole genome shotgun sequence:
- the LOC114423178 gene encoding lon protease homolog 2, peroxisomal-like isoform X2: MAESFELPNRLAILPFRNKVLLPGAIIRIRCTSPISVKLVEQELWQREEKGLIGILPVRDAAAEIQPAGPVISHGKGTDSLDQNSKVQGGSSDSQKLDVKNQHDVVHWHNRGVAARALHLSRGVEKPSGRVTYIVVLEGLCRFSVQELSTRGTYHTARISSLEMTKTEMEQVEQDPDFITLSRQFKATAMELISVLEQKQKTGGRTKVLLETVPVHKLADIFVASFEISFEEQLSMLDSVDPKVRLSKATELVDRHLQSILVAEKITQKVEGQLSKSQKEFLLRQQMRAIKEELGDNDDDEDDLAALERKMQKAGMPQNIWKHAHKELRRLKKMQPQQPGYNSSRAYLDLLADLPWQKASKELELDLRAAQERLDTDHYGLVKVKQRIIEYLAVRKLKPDARGPVLCFVGPPGVGKTSLASSIAAALGRKFVRISLGGVKDEADIRGHRRTYIGSMPGRLIDGLKRVAVCNPVMLIDEIDKTGSDVRGDPASALLEVLDPEQNKAFNDHYLNVPFDLSKVIFVATANRAQPIPPPLLDRMEVIELPGYTAEEKLKIAMQHLIPRVLEQHGLSSEFLQIPEGMVQLVIQRYTREAGVRNLERNLAALARAAAVRVAEQEQVVPLNKGVEGLSTPLLENRLSDGAEVEMEVIPMGVNNRDISNTFRITSPLVVDEAMLEKVLGPPKFDGREAEDRVATPGASVGLVWTTFGGEVQFVEATAMVGKGELHLTGQLGDVIKESAQIALTWVRARATELRLAAAEGINLLEGRDIHIHFPAGAVPKDGPSAGVTLVTALVSLFSQRRVRSDTAMTGEMTLRGLVLPVGGIKDKILAAHRCGIKRVILPERNLKDLVEVPSSVLADLEILLAKRMEDVLEQAFDGGCPWRQHSKL, translated from the exons ATGGCGGAATCGTTTGAGCTTCCGAATCGGTTAGCAATCCTTCCTTTCAGGAACAAAGTCCTTTTGCCTGGCGCCATCATCCGAATTCGCTGCACTTCCCCCATCAg TGTAAAGTTGGTGGAACAAGAACTTTGGCAGCGAGAAGAGAAGGGGTTGATTGGCATCTTACCAGTACGTGATGCTGCTGCTGAAATTCAGCCCGCGGGTCCAGTTATATCTCACG GCAAAGGTACCGATTCTCTAGACCAAAACTCAAAAGTTCAAGGTGGTTCATCAGATTCTCAAAAGCTTGATGTGAAAAATCAGCATGATGTTGTTCATTGGCATAACAG GGGGGTAGCTGCTCGAGCACTACACTTATCAAGGGGAGTGGAGAAACCTAGTGGGAGAGTCACATATATTGTTGTTCTTGAAGGTCTGTGCAGATTTAGTGTCCAGGAACTAAGCACGAGAGGAACATACCATACTGCAAGGATATCATCCCTGGAGATGACTAAGACTG AGATGGAACAGGTGGAACAAGACCCAGATTTCATAACATTATCTCGCCAATTTAAAGCAACTGCCATGGAGCTTATTTCTGTTCTGGAGCAG aAACAAAAAACTGGTGGAAGGACGAAAGTTCTTTTGGAGACTGTTCCAGTTCACAAGTTGGCTGATATATTTGTTGCTAGCTTTGAGATAAGTTTTGAAGAGCAGCTATCAATGTTGGATTCAGTTGACCCTAAAGTGAGGCTTTCAAAAGCAACAGAATTGGTTGATAGGCACTTACAG TCAATACTTGTAGCTGAGAAAATTACACAAAAGGTTGAAGGACAATTGTCAAAATCTCAAAAAGAATTTCTTCTTCGACAGCAG ATGAGAGCTATAAAAGAGGAACTTGGTGATAATGATGATGACGAGGATGACCTGGCTGCCCTGGAAAGAAAGATGCAAAAGGCAGGAATGCCACAGAATATCTGGAAGCATGCTCACAAAGAATTAAG GAGACTCAAAAAAATGCAGCCTCAGCAACCAGGGTATAACAGTTCACGGGCTTACCTGGATCTTCTTGCTGATTTGCCATGGCAGAAGGCTAGCAAAGAGCTTGAACTGGACTTAAGGGCTGCACAGGAGCGCCTGGACACTGATCACTATGGTTTAGTGAAGGTCAAGCAACGGATAATTGAATACCTGGCTGTTCGCAAG CTTAAGCCAGATGCAAGGGGTCCAGTATTGTGCTTTGTTGGACCACCAGGTGTTGGAAAGACATCACTGGCATCCTCTATTGCTGCTGCTTTGGGCAGAAAATTTGTGCGCATATCCCTTGGTGGAGTCAAGGATGAGGCTGATATTAGAGGGCATAGGAGAACATACATTGGAAGCATGCCTGGGAGGCTTATAGATGGACTGAAG AGAGTAGCTGTTTGCAATCCTGTCATGTTGATTGATGAAATTGACAAGACAGGGTCCGATGTTCGTGGAGATCCAGCTTCTGCATTGCTAGAGGTTCTTGATCCGGAACAAAACAAAGCATTCAATGATCA TTATTTGAATGTTCCATTTGATCTATCCAAGGTAATTTTTGTGGCTACAGCAAATAGAGCACAACCTATTCCTCCACCTCTCCTTGACAGGATGGAGGTCATTGAGCTTCCTGGATATACTGCTGAGGAAAAGCTCAAAATAGCGATGCAACATTTGATTCCAAGAGTTTTGGAGCAGCATGGGTTGAGTTCTGAGTTTCTTCAGATTCCAGAG GGGATGGTGCAACTGGTTATTCAGAGATATACTAGGGAAGCTGGTGTGCGCAATTTGGAAAGGAATCTAGCTGCCCTTGCTCGTGCTGCTGCAGTGAGAGTAGCAGAGCAAGAACAAGTAGTTCCACTAAACAAAGGGGTAGAGGGACTTTCCACCCCACTTCTGGAAAACAGACTTTCTGATGGTGCTGAAGTTGAAATGGAAGTGATACCTATGGGTGTCAACAATCGTGACATTTCAAACACATTCAGGATCACCTCTCCATTGGTTGTTGATGAAGCTATGCTTGAAAAAGTGCTTGGG CCTCCAAAATTTGATGGAAGAGAAGCTGAGGATCGTGTTGCTACCCCTGGGGCATCTGTTGGGCTTGTTTGGACTACTTTTGGAGGAGAAGTTCAATTTGTGGAGGCTACAGCAATGGTAGGGAAGGGTGAATTGCATCTTACTGGACAACTGGGTGATGTAATCAAAGAATCAGCTCAGATAGCACTAACATGG GTAAGGGCAAGAGCAACTGAACTTAGGCTAGCTGCTGCAGAAGGCATTAATCTGTTGGAGGGCCGTGATATACATATACATTTTCCTGCAGGTGCTGTACCCAAAGATGGGCCTTCGGCTGGTGTGACTTTGGTAACAGCATTGGTATCACTTTTCAGTCAGAGAAGAGTGAGATCGGATACAGCTATGACTGGGGAGATGACATTGAGGGGTCTTGTACTACCTGTTGGCGGTATCAAGGATAAG ATATTAGCAGCACATCGATGTGGTATTAAGAGAGTCATCCTGCCTGAAAGGAACCTGAAGGACTTGGTTGAAGTACCATCATCAGTACTGGCCGATTTGGAG ATACTGCTTGCAAAACGTATGGAAGACGTGCTAGAGCAAGCTTTTGACGGTGGGTGCCCTTGGAGACAACACTCAAAGTTGTAA
- the LOC114423178 gene encoding lon protease homolog 2, peroxisomal-like isoform X1, whose product MAESFELPNRLAILPFRNKVLLPGAIIRIRCTSPISVKLVEQELWQREEKGLIGILPVRDAAAEIQPAGPVISHGKGTDSLDQNSKVQGGSSDSQKLDVKNQHDVVHWHNRGVAARALHLSRGVEKPSGRVTYIVVLEGLCRFSVQELSTRGTYHTARISSLEMTKTEMEQVEQDPDFITLSRQFKATAMELISVLEQKQKTGGRTKVLLETVPVHKLADIFVASFEISFEEQLSMLDSVDPKVRLSKATELVDRHLQSILVAEKITQKVEGQLSKSQKEFLLRQQMRAIKEELGDNDDDEDDLAALERKMQKAGMPQNIWKHAHKELRRLKKMQPQQPGYNSSRAYLDLLADLPWQKASKELELDLRAAQERLDTDHYGLVKVKQRIIEYLAVRKLKPDARGPVLCFVGPPGVGKTSLASSIAAALGRKFVRISLGGVKDEADIRGHRRTYIGSMPGRLIDGLKGLRFRLIVAFVFELKRVAVCNPVMLIDEIDKTGSDVRGDPASALLEVLDPEQNKAFNDHYLNVPFDLSKVIFVATANRAQPIPPPLLDRMEVIELPGYTAEEKLKIAMQHLIPRVLEQHGLSSEFLQIPEGMVQLVIQRYTREAGVRNLERNLAALARAAAVRVAEQEQVVPLNKGVEGLSTPLLENRLSDGAEVEMEVIPMGVNNRDISNTFRITSPLVVDEAMLEKVLGPPKFDGREAEDRVATPGASVGLVWTTFGGEVQFVEATAMVGKGELHLTGQLGDVIKESAQIALTWVRARATELRLAAAEGINLLEGRDIHIHFPAGAVPKDGPSAGVTLVTALVSLFSQRRVRSDTAMTGEMTLRGLVLPVGGIKDKILAAHRCGIKRVILPERNLKDLVEVPSSVLADLEILLAKRMEDVLEQAFDGGCPWRQHSKL is encoded by the exons ATGGCGGAATCGTTTGAGCTTCCGAATCGGTTAGCAATCCTTCCTTTCAGGAACAAAGTCCTTTTGCCTGGCGCCATCATCCGAATTCGCTGCACTTCCCCCATCAg TGTAAAGTTGGTGGAACAAGAACTTTGGCAGCGAGAAGAGAAGGGGTTGATTGGCATCTTACCAGTACGTGATGCTGCTGCTGAAATTCAGCCCGCGGGTCCAGTTATATCTCACG GCAAAGGTACCGATTCTCTAGACCAAAACTCAAAAGTTCAAGGTGGTTCATCAGATTCTCAAAAGCTTGATGTGAAAAATCAGCATGATGTTGTTCATTGGCATAACAG GGGGGTAGCTGCTCGAGCACTACACTTATCAAGGGGAGTGGAGAAACCTAGTGGGAGAGTCACATATATTGTTGTTCTTGAAGGTCTGTGCAGATTTAGTGTCCAGGAACTAAGCACGAGAGGAACATACCATACTGCAAGGATATCATCCCTGGAGATGACTAAGACTG AGATGGAACAGGTGGAACAAGACCCAGATTTCATAACATTATCTCGCCAATTTAAAGCAACTGCCATGGAGCTTATTTCTGTTCTGGAGCAG aAACAAAAAACTGGTGGAAGGACGAAAGTTCTTTTGGAGACTGTTCCAGTTCACAAGTTGGCTGATATATTTGTTGCTAGCTTTGAGATAAGTTTTGAAGAGCAGCTATCAATGTTGGATTCAGTTGACCCTAAAGTGAGGCTTTCAAAAGCAACAGAATTGGTTGATAGGCACTTACAG TCAATACTTGTAGCTGAGAAAATTACACAAAAGGTTGAAGGACAATTGTCAAAATCTCAAAAAGAATTTCTTCTTCGACAGCAG ATGAGAGCTATAAAAGAGGAACTTGGTGATAATGATGATGACGAGGATGACCTGGCTGCCCTGGAAAGAAAGATGCAAAAGGCAGGAATGCCACAGAATATCTGGAAGCATGCTCACAAAGAATTAAG GAGACTCAAAAAAATGCAGCCTCAGCAACCAGGGTATAACAGTTCACGGGCTTACCTGGATCTTCTTGCTGATTTGCCATGGCAGAAGGCTAGCAAAGAGCTTGAACTGGACTTAAGGGCTGCACAGGAGCGCCTGGACACTGATCACTATGGTTTAGTGAAGGTCAAGCAACGGATAATTGAATACCTGGCTGTTCGCAAG CTTAAGCCAGATGCAAGGGGTCCAGTATTGTGCTTTGTTGGACCACCAGGTGTTGGAAAGACATCACTGGCATCCTCTATTGCTGCTGCTTTGGGCAGAAAATTTGTGCGCATATCCCTTGGTGGAGTCAAGGATGAGGCTGATATTAGAGGGCATAGGAGAACATACATTGGAAGCATGCCTGGGAGGCTTATAGATGGACTGAAG GGTCTGAGATTTAGACTGATAGTTGCTTTTGTATTTGAACTAAAGAGAGTAGCTGTTTGCAATCCTGTCATGTTGATTGATGAAATTGACAAGACAGGGTCCGATGTTCGTGGAGATCCAGCTTCTGCATTGCTAGAGGTTCTTGATCCGGAACAAAACAAAGCATTCAATGATCA TTATTTGAATGTTCCATTTGATCTATCCAAGGTAATTTTTGTGGCTACAGCAAATAGAGCACAACCTATTCCTCCACCTCTCCTTGACAGGATGGAGGTCATTGAGCTTCCTGGATATACTGCTGAGGAAAAGCTCAAAATAGCGATGCAACATTTGATTCCAAGAGTTTTGGAGCAGCATGGGTTGAGTTCTGAGTTTCTTCAGATTCCAGAG GGGATGGTGCAACTGGTTATTCAGAGATATACTAGGGAAGCTGGTGTGCGCAATTTGGAAAGGAATCTAGCTGCCCTTGCTCGTGCTGCTGCAGTGAGAGTAGCAGAGCAAGAACAAGTAGTTCCACTAAACAAAGGGGTAGAGGGACTTTCCACCCCACTTCTGGAAAACAGACTTTCTGATGGTGCTGAAGTTGAAATGGAAGTGATACCTATGGGTGTCAACAATCGTGACATTTCAAACACATTCAGGATCACCTCTCCATTGGTTGTTGATGAAGCTATGCTTGAAAAAGTGCTTGGG CCTCCAAAATTTGATGGAAGAGAAGCTGAGGATCGTGTTGCTACCCCTGGGGCATCTGTTGGGCTTGTTTGGACTACTTTTGGAGGAGAAGTTCAATTTGTGGAGGCTACAGCAATGGTAGGGAAGGGTGAATTGCATCTTACTGGACAACTGGGTGATGTAATCAAAGAATCAGCTCAGATAGCACTAACATGG GTAAGGGCAAGAGCAACTGAACTTAGGCTAGCTGCTGCAGAAGGCATTAATCTGTTGGAGGGCCGTGATATACATATACATTTTCCTGCAGGTGCTGTACCCAAAGATGGGCCTTCGGCTGGTGTGACTTTGGTAACAGCATTGGTATCACTTTTCAGTCAGAGAAGAGTGAGATCGGATACAGCTATGACTGGGGAGATGACATTGAGGGGTCTTGTACTACCTGTTGGCGGTATCAAGGATAAG ATATTAGCAGCACATCGATGTGGTATTAAGAGAGTCATCCTGCCTGAAAGGAACCTGAAGGACTTGGTTGAAGTACCATCATCAGTACTGGCCGATTTGGAG ATACTGCTTGCAAAACGTATGGAAGACGTGCTAGAGCAAGCTTTTGACGGTGGGTGCCCTTGGAGACAACACTCAAAGTTGTAA
- the LOC114423197 gene encoding FCS-Like Zinc finger 2-like: MAGGSIKRHCFSEEDDVEPGYSGHNHFHHYQHGFISRTLGYGTFYNRRVRSHSIFSPRSGRFYDARFEDHQPHFLQACSLCKKPLGDNRDIFMYRGDTPFCSEECRQEQIERDEAKEKNKNLSSSMKALRKKEQRNSVSPNKTQDYSFRAGTVAAA; this comes from the exons ATGGCCGGTGGTTCTATCAAGAGACATTGTTTCTCCGAAGAGGACGATGTGGAGCCTGGGTATTCTGGGCACAACCACTTCCATCATTACCAACACGGTTTTATTTCTAGGACATTGGGTTATGGCACTTTCTACAACCGACGTGTGAGGAGCCATTCGATTTTCTCGCCGAGATCTGGGAGATTTTATGATGCCAGATTCGAAGACCACCAACCCCACTTTCTTCAAGCTTGTTCTCTTTGCAAGAAACCTCTCGGGGATAATAGAGACATCTTCATGTACAG AGGGGACACGCCTTTTTGTAGCGAAGAGTGTAGACAAGAGCAAATAGAGAGAGACGAAGCAAAGGAGAAGAACAAGAACCTTTCATCCTCGATGAAGGCTTTGAGAAAAAAGGAGCAAAGAAATTCTGTCTCCCCAAACAAGACCCAGGATTACTCCTTTCGTGCAGGGACGGTTGCTGCCGCTTAG
- the LOC114423205 gene encoding probable BOI-related E3 ubiquitin-protein ligase 2, translated as MAVQAQYPSNVLLFLNSKTGQEAHDYSLQSPPGQQLLDQSHMLFNNGGTNSRKRGRETTAATGIAPNFINSFSLQSQSPQAQLIDLTQLHNQNVVSTGLRLSFGDQQQQRQQLQHQHQHHGCHSSPFVSLLSEGLSSQIKQQRDEIDQFLQAQEEQLRRALAEKRQRHYRTLLRAAEESVLRRLREKEAELEKATRHNAELEARATQLSVEAQLWQARAKAQEATAAALQAQLQQAMMSGDGENGGGGGLSCAGGGAEDAESAYVDPDRVGPTPKCRGCAKRVASVVVLPCRHLCICAECDTHFRACPVCLTVKNSTVEVYLS; from the exons ATGGCCGTTCAAGCTCAATACCCTTCCAATGTACTACTCTTCCTAAACAG CAAAACCGGGCAAGAAGCACATGATTATTCATTGCAATCTCCGCCAGGACAACAACTCCTTGATCAATCCCATATGCTATTCAACAACGGAG GTACTAATTCTCGAAAGAGAGGAAGAGAAACAACTGCAGCTACCGGGATTGCGCCAAACTTTATCAATTCATTCTCTTTGCAATCCCAATCTCCACAGGCACAGCTCATAGACCTCACTCAACTTCATAATCAAAATGTAGTCTCCACCGGGTTACGCTTATCCTTTGgtgaccaacaacaacaaagacaacaattacaacatcaacatcaacatcatggGTGTCACTCCTCTCCTTTCGTATCTCTACTATCCGAAGGCTTGTCTTCTCAAATCAAACAACAGCGTGACGAAATAGACCAATTCCTTCAAGCCCAG GAGGAGCAATTGCGGCGGGCATTAGCGGAGAAGAGACAGAGACATTATCGGACGCTGCTAAGGGCAGCGGAGGAATCGGTGTTGCGGAGGCTGAGGGAGAAGGAAGCGGAGTTGGAGAAAGCCACGCGCCATAACGCGGAGTTGGAGGCACGCGCGACGCAGCTTAGCGTTGAGGCGCAGCTTTGGCAGGCGAGGGCGAAGGCGCAGGAAGCAACGGCGGCGGCGTTGCAGGCGCAGCTGCAGCAGGCTATGATGAGCGGCGACGGTGAGAACGGTGGCGGGGGAGGGCTATCGTGCGCCGGGGGCGGAGCGGAGGATGCTGAGTCAGCGTACGTTGACCCGGATCGAGTGGGTCCCACTCCGAAATGCAGAGGGTGCGCGAAACGGGTGGCTTCGGTGGTGGTGTTGCCGTGTCGCCACCTATGCATCTGCGCCGAATGCGACACGCATTTTCGGGCGTGCCCCGTTTGCCTCACCGTTAAAAATTCAACCGTTGAAGTCTATCTATCTTAA
- the LOC114423178 gene encoding lon protease homolog 2, peroxisomal-like isoform X3, with product MEQVEQDPDFITLSRQFKATAMELISVLEQKQKTGGRTKVLLETVPVHKLADIFVASFEISFEEQLSMLDSVDPKVRLSKATELVDRHLQSILVAEKITQKVEGQLSKSQKEFLLRQQMRAIKEELGDNDDDEDDLAALERKMQKAGMPQNIWKHAHKELRRLKKMQPQQPGYNSSRAYLDLLADLPWQKASKELELDLRAAQERLDTDHYGLVKVKQRIIEYLAVRKLKPDARGPVLCFVGPPGVGKTSLASSIAAALGRKFVRISLGGVKDEADIRGHRRTYIGSMPGRLIDGLKGLRFRLIVAFVFELKRVAVCNPVMLIDEIDKTGSDVRGDPASALLEVLDPEQNKAFNDHYLNVPFDLSKVIFVATANRAQPIPPPLLDRMEVIELPGYTAEEKLKIAMQHLIPRVLEQHGLSSEFLQIPEGMVQLVIQRYTREAGVRNLERNLAALARAAAVRVAEQEQVVPLNKGVEGLSTPLLENRLSDGAEVEMEVIPMGVNNRDISNTFRITSPLVVDEAMLEKVLGPPKFDGREAEDRVATPGASVGLVWTTFGGEVQFVEATAMVGKGELHLTGQLGDVIKESAQIALTWVRARATELRLAAAEGINLLEGRDIHIHFPAGAVPKDGPSAGVTLVTALVSLFSQRRVRSDTAMTGEMTLRGLVLPVGGIKDKILAAHRCGIKRVILPERNLKDLVEVPSSVLADLEILLAKRMEDVLEQAFDGGCPWRQHSKL from the exons ATGGAACAGGTGGAACAAGACCCAGATTTCATAACATTATCTCGCCAATTTAAAGCAACTGCCATGGAGCTTATTTCTGTTCTGGAGCAG aAACAAAAAACTGGTGGAAGGACGAAAGTTCTTTTGGAGACTGTTCCAGTTCACAAGTTGGCTGATATATTTGTTGCTAGCTTTGAGATAAGTTTTGAAGAGCAGCTATCAATGTTGGATTCAGTTGACCCTAAAGTGAGGCTTTCAAAAGCAACAGAATTGGTTGATAGGCACTTACAG TCAATACTTGTAGCTGAGAAAATTACACAAAAGGTTGAAGGACAATTGTCAAAATCTCAAAAAGAATTTCTTCTTCGACAGCAG ATGAGAGCTATAAAAGAGGAACTTGGTGATAATGATGATGACGAGGATGACCTGGCTGCCCTGGAAAGAAAGATGCAAAAGGCAGGAATGCCACAGAATATCTGGAAGCATGCTCACAAAGAATTAAG GAGACTCAAAAAAATGCAGCCTCAGCAACCAGGGTATAACAGTTCACGGGCTTACCTGGATCTTCTTGCTGATTTGCCATGGCAGAAGGCTAGCAAAGAGCTTGAACTGGACTTAAGGGCTGCACAGGAGCGCCTGGACACTGATCACTATGGTTTAGTGAAGGTCAAGCAACGGATAATTGAATACCTGGCTGTTCGCAAG CTTAAGCCAGATGCAAGGGGTCCAGTATTGTGCTTTGTTGGACCACCAGGTGTTGGAAAGACATCACTGGCATCCTCTATTGCTGCTGCTTTGGGCAGAAAATTTGTGCGCATATCCCTTGGTGGAGTCAAGGATGAGGCTGATATTAGAGGGCATAGGAGAACATACATTGGAAGCATGCCTGGGAGGCTTATAGATGGACTGAAG GGTCTGAGATTTAGACTGATAGTTGCTTTTGTATTTGAACTAAAGAGAGTAGCTGTTTGCAATCCTGTCATGTTGATTGATGAAATTGACAAGACAGGGTCCGATGTTCGTGGAGATCCAGCTTCTGCATTGCTAGAGGTTCTTGATCCGGAACAAAACAAAGCATTCAATGATCA TTATTTGAATGTTCCATTTGATCTATCCAAGGTAATTTTTGTGGCTACAGCAAATAGAGCACAACCTATTCCTCCACCTCTCCTTGACAGGATGGAGGTCATTGAGCTTCCTGGATATACTGCTGAGGAAAAGCTCAAAATAGCGATGCAACATTTGATTCCAAGAGTTTTGGAGCAGCATGGGTTGAGTTCTGAGTTTCTTCAGATTCCAGAG GGGATGGTGCAACTGGTTATTCAGAGATATACTAGGGAAGCTGGTGTGCGCAATTTGGAAAGGAATCTAGCTGCCCTTGCTCGTGCTGCTGCAGTGAGAGTAGCAGAGCAAGAACAAGTAGTTCCACTAAACAAAGGGGTAGAGGGACTTTCCACCCCACTTCTGGAAAACAGACTTTCTGATGGTGCTGAAGTTGAAATGGAAGTGATACCTATGGGTGTCAACAATCGTGACATTTCAAACACATTCAGGATCACCTCTCCATTGGTTGTTGATGAAGCTATGCTTGAAAAAGTGCTTGGG CCTCCAAAATTTGATGGAAGAGAAGCTGAGGATCGTGTTGCTACCCCTGGGGCATCTGTTGGGCTTGTTTGGACTACTTTTGGAGGAGAAGTTCAATTTGTGGAGGCTACAGCAATGGTAGGGAAGGGTGAATTGCATCTTACTGGACAACTGGGTGATGTAATCAAAGAATCAGCTCAGATAGCACTAACATGG GTAAGGGCAAGAGCAACTGAACTTAGGCTAGCTGCTGCAGAAGGCATTAATCTGTTGGAGGGCCGTGATATACATATACATTTTCCTGCAGGTGCTGTACCCAAAGATGGGCCTTCGGCTGGTGTGACTTTGGTAACAGCATTGGTATCACTTTTCAGTCAGAGAAGAGTGAGATCGGATACAGCTATGACTGGGGAGATGACATTGAGGGGTCTTGTACTACCTGTTGGCGGTATCAAGGATAAG ATATTAGCAGCACATCGATGTGGTATTAAGAGAGTCATCCTGCCTGAAAGGAACCTGAAGGACTTGGTTGAAGTACCATCATCAGTACTGGCCGATTTGGAG ATACTGCTTGCAAAACGTATGGAAGACGTGCTAGAGCAAGCTTTTGACGGTGGGTGCCCTTGGAGACAACACTCAAAGTTGTAA